A window of the Brassica napus cultivar Da-Ae chromosome C5, Da-Ae, whole genome shotgun sequence genome harbors these coding sequences:
- the LOC106373339 gene encoding uncharacterized protein LOC106373339: protein MDLPELPPRMFTLGEEPDAIRSISYHSDDTKLFKSLCDCLTADEYEDLKASKLGVFIKFKELDFGWTSRLVHFLLCFQLDIKKKFELWSLVVSQPVRFSLIEFEHLTGLNCDYIKDLENPRCEVTSEMAAFWEKMRVDIDTGPSIEQITEAFYNCDEWSPDDRMRLGYLAIYAGYIEGKKFSSATSASLARLVLMDSLKAKDLTQTGYTVDGFIQVLQVWAYYAMPELGANYGSPIPNRPSPLLLAYKGGKRQRKCFKAAINKQTIVKNFVQKDFDEMFPKWDGDVDDPAADNIIKVMFNDPGWEWTMECWPVTGTRKIVKMEVSPVKNEVSPVKSESVVKEESSRPRKKARKGSSVSAETPAAGSEGMTHQQIEKSLKDISDAINLGFGTCLKELKLLADRMVAVEKKVGITNRGGSSDDRQLTTTSNPPKPADEPGSESVNGAKAGRKEAKEPSLTTEPSSSRELCLVSPADDLPSDDPSLLILDKQVPTASDLLVEEARRQTKKETALVNLRKKSVRERKLAPTQQTPFKGNSTAKQIIPNKQVGGGYDPFAPYDKLKSKELTAWVQKDP from the exons ATGGATTTACCAGAACTCCCGCCGAGGATGTTTACATTAGGAGAAGAGCCCGATGCAATCAGGAGCATTTCGTATCATTCTGATGACACGAAGTTGTTTAAATCTCTATGTGATTGTCTCACAGCTGACGAATATGAGGATCTGAAGGCGTCGAAGTTAGGAGTGTTCATCAAATTCAAGGAGCTTGACTTTGGTTGGACTTCAAGGCTGGTACATTTTTTGCTCTGTTTCCAGCTGGACATCAAGAAGAAGTTTGAGCTCTGGAGTCTTGTCGTTTCAcaacctgtgaggttttcactgatAGAGTTTGAACACCTCACTGGGCTGAACTGCGATTACATCAAGGACCTGGAAAATCCAAGGTGTGAGGTTACGTCGGAGATGGCTGCTTTCTGGGAGAAGATGCGTGTTGATATCGATACTGGGCCAAGTATTGAACAGATAACAGAAGCATTTTACAACTGCGACGAGTGGTCTCCGGATGATCGCATGCGGCTGGGATACCTTGCCATCTACGCAGGATACATCGAAGGGAAAAAGTTCTCATCCGCTACATCAGCTAGTcttgcaaggcta gtgctgatggattCTCTGAAGGCAAAAGACTTGACGCAAACTGGTTACACTGTTGATGGGTTCATACAAGTGCTCCAAGTGTGGGCGTACTATGCTATGCCAGAATTGGGTGCTAATTATGGGTCTCCCATACCAAACAGACCGTCTCCACTGTTGCTGGCTTATAAGGGTGGCAAAAGACAACGCAAATGTTTTAAGGCTGCTATCAATAAACAG ACTATCGTGAAGAACTTCGTTCAGAAggattttgatgaaatgtttccaaaatgggacGGAGACGTAGATGACCCTGCCGCGGATAACATAATTAAAGTCATGTTTAATGATCCTGGATGGGAGTGGACCATGGAATGCTGGCCAGTCACCGGTACTCGCAAGATTGTGAAGATGGAAGTGAGTCCAGTGAAGAATGAAGTGAGTCCCGTGAAGTCAGAGAGTGTTGTGAAGGAAGAAAGTAgcagacctcggaagaaagctcgtaaagggTCTTCTGTTTCTGCTGAGACACCTGCGGCGGGTAGTGAAGGGATGACGCATCAGCAGATTGAAAAGTCCTTGAAGGACATATCTGATGCCATTAATCTTGGCtttgggacgtgccttaaggagCTCAAGTTACTGGCGGATAGGATGgtagctgtggagaagaaggtgggaATCACCAACAGAGGGGGTTCATCTGATGATCGTCAACTTACAACCACTTCAAATCCACCAAAACCTGCTGACGAACCCGGG agtgaaagtgtgAATGGGGCGAAAGCAGGACGGAAGGAAGCCAAAGAACCGAGTCTTACTACAGAACCGAGTTCCTCGAGAGAGCTCTGTCTTGTGAGTCCTGCAGACGACTTACCGAGTGATGATCCTAGCCTTCTTATATTGGACAAACAAGTTCCCACCGCTTCAGATTTACTCGTTGAAGAAGCTAGAAGGCAGACAAAGAAGGAGACTGCTTTGGTGAATCTCCGTAAAAAAAGTGTGCGAGAAAGGAAGCTTGCTCCCACACAGCAAACTCCTTTTAAGGGAAACAGCACTGCCAAACAgatcattccaaacaaacaGGTTGGCGGAGGCTATGATCCTTTTGCACCCTATGACAAGTTGAAGTCGAAGGAGCTCACTGCATGGGTGCAAAAAGATCCGTAA